From the Hyphomicrobium sp. ghe19 genome, one window contains:
- a CDS encoding YihY/virulence factor BrkB family protein has translation MKRMRRLFEALYRVYEHSGFAMAGAIAFSFVVSIFPFCIFLGALSGIFGGRELAQDAISQLFAILPEPVAKGIAPQIEAVMGSQRIDLLTASAFLALFFATSAVETLRTALNGAYRVREKRPYALCLLISMLFVFVNAISTLVITWFIVVGPGIFGPAIVEDFSAGWVRTLIDSISFGPGIRYCVAGAVMAAQLLALHLWLVAGKRRVMDVLPGIFLTIALWLALAGLWSYYIKISNYSLFYAGLSQLMIALIFFQFTAITILLGAEFNRGISEMKRMRREAAEREALRLSTMSGT, from the coding sequence ATGAAGCGCATGCGAAGATTGTTCGAAGCTCTCTATCGGGTCTACGAGCATTCGGGCTTCGCGATGGCTGGCGCGATCGCGTTTTCGTTCGTCGTTTCAATCTTCCCGTTCTGCATCTTCCTCGGCGCCCTCTCCGGTATATTTGGAGGCCGCGAACTCGCCCAGGACGCCATAAGTCAATTGTTCGCCATCCTGCCGGAGCCGGTCGCCAAAGGCATCGCCCCGCAGATCGAAGCGGTCATGGGATCGCAGCGGATCGACCTTCTGACGGCGTCGGCATTTCTGGCTCTCTTCTTCGCGACGAGCGCGGTCGAAACATTGCGCACGGCTTTGAATGGCGCCTACCGCGTCCGCGAGAAGCGCCCCTACGCGCTTTGCCTGCTGATCAGCATGCTCTTCGTATTCGTCAACGCGATATCGACGCTCGTGATCACCTGGTTTATCGTTGTGGGTCCGGGCATCTTCGGACCAGCCATCGTTGAAGACTTTTCCGCCGGATGGGTGCGAACGCTCATCGACTCGATCAGCTTCGGGCCCGGGATTCGCTATTGCGTCGCTGGCGCCGTGATGGCAGCGCAGCTGCTTGCGCTCCATTTGTGGTTGGTGGCAGGCAAGCGGCGCGTCATGGACGTATTGCCGGGCATATTCCTGACGATCGCTCTCTGGCTCGCGCTCGCCGGGCTCTGGTCGTACTACATCAAAATTAGCAATTATTCGCTGTTTTACGCCGGTCTTTCACAGCTGATGATCGCGCTGATCTTCTTCCAGTTCACCGCGATAACCATTCTTCTCGGCGCCGAATTCAATCGCGGCATCTCCGAAATGAAACGAATGCGCCGCGAGGCGGCAGAGCGCGAGGCGCTTCGCCTCAGCACGATGAGCGGCACGTAA